Proteins encoded within one genomic window of Nitrospina gracilis 3/211:
- a CDS encoding YfhL family 4Fe-4S dicluster ferredoxin, with translation MATIITDECINCGVCEPECPNAAIDDGTKGGIDFYYIDPELCTECVGFHGEEACQEVCPVDCCIPDPDRRESEELLLERAQQIHPDQTFPALDELSAETSLFRNPDRKNAHLEQ, from the coding sequence ATGGCAACAATCATTACTGATGAATGCATTAACTGCGGTGTGTGTGAGCCGGAATGCCCAAACGCCGCCATTGACGATGGTACCAAGGGAGGGATCGATTTCTACTACATCGATCCGGAACTGTGTACCGAATGCGTTGGTTTCCATGGTGAGGAAGCCTGCCAGGAAGTTTGCCCGGTAGACTGCTGCATCCCGGACCCGGACCGCCGCGAATCCGAAGAGCTTCTGCTTGAGCGTGCTCAGCAGATCCACCCGGACCAGACGTTCCCGGCGCTCGACGAATTGAGCGCAGAGACCTCCCTGTTCCGCAATCCGGACCGCAAAAACGCACATCTGGAACAGTAA
- a CDS encoding class I SAM-dependent methyltransferase — translation MIESPSAPECRICQAPSPEFYRDDRTFHKCPQCWYIFTNHLPADEVAEGHYKMQWGDQTEDMFKGQADGVLQILSEMGIPHQRLLDFGSGSGALTRELQSRGFDVTALDPMEHGFLNKQNYAQPFDAVIAVEVIEHLPNPLEEIRNIVNVMVPEGVAVFTTGMTTPFIEQPDAALQFGNWWYKDDPTHIGFFCERTLAVIGGLGPYTMGVVGNQAFTLQK, via the coding sequence ATGATCGAATCGCCTTCCGCCCCAGAATGCCGAATTTGCCAGGCCCCGTCTCCCGAGTTTTACCGGGATGACCGGACTTTCCATAAATGCCCCCAATGCTGGTACATCTTTACCAACCACCTGCCTGCGGACGAGGTGGCTGAAGGGCACTACAAGATGCAATGGGGAGACCAGACGGAAGATATGTTCAAAGGCCAGGCGGACGGGGTGTTGCAGATTCTGAGCGAAATGGGCATCCCTCATCAGCGTTTGCTCGATTTCGGATCGGGATCGGGAGCGTTGACACGGGAGCTGCAAAGCCGGGGTTTCGATGTAACGGCCCTGGACCCCATGGAGCACGGTTTCCTGAACAAGCAGAATTACGCACAACCCTTCGATGCGGTGATTGCGGTGGAGGTCATAGAGCATTTGCCCAACCCTCTGGAAGAAATCCGCAATATTGTGAACGTCATGGTGCCTGAGGGAGTGGCTGTCTTCACAACGGGGATGACCACTCCATTTATCGAGCAACCGGACGCCGCCCTCCAATTCGGGAACTGGTGGTACAAGGACGATCCCACCCACATCGGTTTTTTCTGCGAGCGGACGCTGGCGGTGATAGGGGGCCTCGGCCCATACACCATGGGCGTAGTTGGCAATCAAGCGTTCACACTGCAAAAATGA
- a CDS encoding ABC transporter substrate-binding protein: protein MWTKRILIFLPLLVVLLLLQSYFWVPTYDKQGSGNPDRLHQFIETSIGDAEILNPVLSADTASSRINDFVFNGLIDYDDQLNLRGRLATDWIIFENAYLQILPGFRVERKALDTPEDWIQFIRERTGDNKAWWANIESVTVQPARRIDDVLSLPELGADDKPVMKNGFPKMTEVKYRVQRPPRIHFKLKNVDQHFFNPLEKLFGDKLFEQYPHERFVKAVDTKEAGRLSQRYAEIMPVKEHNPVIRFQLRKGVRFHDGHEFDSGDVLFTYRALMNPNNASPRTSDYEPVKTAEVLGPHEIQFVYKRLFSPAITSWMMGILPEHLLNKEALKKEAQVAGKTPEEIKKLSMRDSAFNRHPIGTGPFKFERWEGDVEIRLTRNDDYWEGPPEYGEYVMRIIPDAITQEMEFYAGAADNYNVQPHQVVRLKDDPKFHSISTVGNNYSYIGYNLRKPLFADPQVRKALGMAIDVDKIIKHVMYNQAERVTGPFAKGTQWYDESVKPLPYDPEGALKILNELGWKKNADGWLEKDGKVFEFNLITNHGNPIRKNIMTIVQNNWRKLGIKCNTQLFEWAVFLKDFVNALKFDALILGWSMGFDPDLYQLWHSSQTHPRQLNFVGYKNDGADRLIVAIRREYDQQVQEQMTHQLHRIIADDQPYTFLFAGKSTLLLDKKIVVVEKKPDGSEEYKKIRPVKGGLVYYHFNDWRKLPTVPNFAK from the coding sequence ATGTGGACCAAACGCATTCTGATTTTCCTTCCCCTGCTGGTCGTCCTCCTTCTGCTTCAGTCGTATTTCTGGGTACCCACTTATGACAAGCAGGGTTCCGGCAACCCGGACCGCCTGCACCAATTCATCGAGACTTCCATCGGCGACGCGGAAATCCTGAACCCCGTTCTGAGCGCGGATACCGCAAGCAGCCGCATCAACGACTTCGTGTTTAACGGGCTGATCGATTACGACGACCAGCTCAACCTGCGGGGAAGACTGGCTACCGACTGGATCATTTTTGAAAACGCTTATCTGCAGATCCTTCCCGGTTTTCGCGTGGAAAGGAAGGCGCTCGACACGCCGGAAGACTGGATTCAATTCATCCGCGAACGCACCGGTGACAACAAGGCGTGGTGGGCAAACATCGAGTCGGTCACTGTTCAGCCGGCCCGGCGTATCGACGATGTCCTATCGCTTCCGGAACTGGGTGCCGACGACAAGCCGGTTATGAAAAACGGGTTCCCAAAAATGACCGAGGTGAAATACCGTGTTCAACGCCCGCCGCGCATCCACTTCAAACTGAAAAACGTGGACCAGCATTTTTTCAATCCGCTGGAAAAGCTGTTTGGCGACAAGCTTTTTGAACAGTATCCCCACGAGCGTTTTGTGAAAGCGGTTGATACAAAGGAAGCGGGGAGGCTGTCACAACGATACGCGGAAATCATGCCGGTCAAGGAACACAATCCGGTCATCCGTTTTCAACTGCGCAAGGGTGTACGGTTCCATGATGGACATGAATTCGATTCCGGCGACGTGTTGTTCACCTACCGGGCGCTGATGAATCCCAACAACGCTTCGCCGCGCACCTCTGATTACGAACCCGTCAAAACCGCCGAAGTGCTGGGTCCGCACGAGATTCAATTTGTGTACAAGCGGTTGTTCTCACCTGCCATCACATCCTGGATGATGGGCATCCTTCCCGAACACCTGTTGAACAAAGAAGCTCTCAAAAAAGAAGCCCAGGTGGCGGGGAAGACGCCGGAGGAGATCAAAAAACTCTCCATGCGGGACAGTGCCTTCAACCGGCATCCCATCGGTACCGGACCCTTCAAGTTTGAGCGCTGGGAGGGGGATGTCGAAATTCGCCTGACACGAAACGACGACTATTGGGAGGGCCCGCCGGAGTATGGCGAGTACGTCATGCGTATCATTCCCGACGCCATCACACAGGAGATGGAGTTTTACGCCGGGGCGGCGGACAATTACAACGTCCAGCCCCACCAAGTGGTCCGTCTCAAGGACGACCCCAAGTTTCACAGCATCTCCACGGTGGGGAACAATTACTCCTACATCGGCTACAACCTGCGCAAGCCGCTGTTCGCCGATCCCCAGGTGCGCAAGGCGCTCGGCATGGCCATCGACGTGGACAAGATCATCAAACATGTTATGTACAATCAGGCGGAAAGGGTTACGGGACCGTTCGCCAAGGGCACGCAATGGTACGACGAATCGGTGAAGCCGCTTCCGTACGATCCCGAAGGCGCACTGAAAATCCTGAATGAGCTCGGTTGGAAGAAAAACGCCGACGGGTGGCTGGAGAAGGACGGCAAGGTGTTCGAGTTCAACCTCATCACCAACCACGGCAATCCCATTCGCAAAAACATCATGACCATCGTGCAGAACAACTGGCGCAAGCTCGGCATCAAGTGCAACACGCAGTTGTTCGAATGGGCGGTGTTCCTGAAGGATTTCGTCAACGCGCTCAAGTTCGACGCGTTGATCCTGGGATGGAGCATGGGCTTCGATCCCGACCTGTACCAGCTGTGGCATTCAAGCCAGACGCATCCCCGGCAGCTCAACTTCGTCGGTTATAAAAATGACGGAGCCGACCGCCTGATCGTCGCCATCCGCCGCGAGTACGACCAGCAGGTGCAGGAACAGATGACACATCAACTGCACCGAATTATCGCCGATGACCAGCCCTATACGTTTTTGTTTGCAGGAAAATCAACGCTCCTGCTGGATAAGAAGATCGTTGTCGTGGAGAAAAAGCCAGATGGCAGTGAGGAATATAAAAAGATCCGACCGGTGAAGGGCGGGCTGGTGTATTACCATTTCAATGACTGGCGCAAGCTCCCCACCGTTCCCAACTTCGCTAAGTGA
- a CDS encoding FG-GAP repeat domain-containing protein — MTLTFSKLELHFGTGDGRFKRGETYETGSRSSSGVSGDFNDDGLEDILLAVQSSNASSIRIFTGGSGGTFRQSERIAQGLRCLTLAKEDMNGDGLYDLVATSAKGDNLYYIPMGTNGKFGRPVSFSGGGGPVSLAIGDFDGDHHKDVVVANSRSSSFSLITRHPNGAFRFPVRDYVTGGTPLAIVSTDLNNDGLDDVAVASNTEGTVDIFLGRGVMK; from the coding sequence GTGACGTTGACCTTCAGCAAACTGGAGCTGCACTTCGGTACCGGCGACGGACGCTTCAAGCGGGGAGAGACTTACGAGACCGGATCACGCTCCAGTTCCGGGGTGTCCGGCGACTTCAACGACGACGGGCTCGAGGACATCCTGCTGGCCGTGCAGTCCAGCAACGCCAGTTCCATCCGCATTTTCACCGGCGGCTCCGGCGGCACCTTCCGGCAAAGCGAGCGGATCGCCCAGGGACTGCGTTGTCTCACCCTGGCGAAAGAAGACATGAACGGGGACGGCCTGTATGATTTGGTCGCCACCTCCGCCAAGGGCGACAACCTGTATTACATTCCGATGGGGACCAACGGCAAATTCGGTCGGCCGGTGTCCTTTTCCGGCGGCGGCGGACCCGTCTCCCTCGCCATCGGCGACTTCGATGGCGACCATCACAAGGACGTGGTGGTGGCCAATTCCAGAAGCAGTTCCTTTTCCCTCATCACCCGCCATCCCAACGGCGCGTTTCGCTTTCCGGTTCGCGACTACGTCACCGGAGGCACGCCGCTGGCGATCGTCAGCACCGATCTCAACAACGATGGCCTGGACGATGTCGCCGTCGCCAGCAACACGGAGGGAACGGTGGATATCTTTCTGGGGCGCGGCGTCATGAAATAA
- a CDS encoding FG-GAP repeat domain-containing protein has protein sequence MKWTVTRIATLWLGLLLGLVGFWSGCDVSLPEPPPDVLIPYNTVKVGWGPVFLAHGDLNRDGNQDLVVANSKDHTLTFLFGRGDGTFESPQTLPVPVEPSHIVITDINHDNTPDLLFNSEGGEAFQVLLGKGGGTFHPMQRFRPGRYPSPSSSATTTATATRTWR, from the coding sequence ATGAAATGGACCGTTACCCGGATTGCCACCCTCTGGCTGGGCCTCCTCCTGGGGTTGGTGGGTTTTTGGAGCGGCTGTGACGTCTCCCTGCCTGAACCTCCCCCCGATGTCCTCATCCCGTACAATACGGTGAAAGTGGGCTGGGGACCCGTCTTCCTCGCCCACGGCGACCTCAACCGCGACGGCAATCAGGATCTCGTGGTGGCCAACTCCAAGGACCACACTCTTACCTTCCTGTTCGGCAGGGGTGACGGTACTTTCGAATCGCCGCAGACCCTCCCGGTGCCCGTGGAGCCGTCTCACATCGTCATCACCGACATCAACCATGACAACACGCCGGACCTGCTTTTCAACAGCGAAGGCGGCGAAGCGTTCCAGGTCCTTCTCGGTAAAGGTGGAGGAACATTTCATCCGATGCAGCGGTTCCGACCGGGCCGGTACCCCTCGCCCTCATCGTCGGCGACTACAACGGCGACGGCCACAAGGACGTGGCGGTGA
- the rpsF gene encoding 30S ribosomal protein S6, with amino-acid sequence MRSYQSVLILKPDLDEGNVDQAVEKITALIQKHSGEVLRLEKWGKKRLAYKVKKNKFGYYLNIYHTCGAGEIPALEKEYKLMDVLIKFLVIVLDEKELERAMSRGTESGEEGEESKASDGEGEKEAKKEPVPAAS; translated from the coding sequence TTGCGAAGCTATCAGTCTGTCCTGATTCTGAAACCTGACCTCGACGAAGGCAATGTCGATCAGGCCGTAGAAAAAATCACCGCCCTCATCCAGAAGCACAGCGGCGAAGTGCTGAGGCTGGAAAAGTGGGGCAAAAAACGCCTCGCGTACAAAGTCAAAAAGAACAAATTCGGTTATTACCTCAATATTTACCACACCTGCGGCGCCGGGGAAATTCCCGCTCTTGAAAAAGAGTACAAGCTGATGGATGTGCTCATCAAGTTTCTTGTGATCGTCCTTGATGAAAAGGAACTCGAGCGGGCCATGAGCCGGGGAACCGAATCCGGCGAAGAGGGCGAGGAGTCCAAGGCATCCGACGGGGAAGGGGAAAAGGAAGCCAAGAAGGAACCGGTTCCAGCCGCATCCTGA
- a CDS encoding single-stranded DNA-binding protein, whose protein sequence is MASVNKVFLLGNLTRDPELRYTPSGAGVASFGLAVNRRYKVGNENKEEVCFVDITVWGKQGENCVEYLSKGSQVMIEGRLQFRSWETDDGQKRNKLDVVANNVQFLGKPGGGAGRSMDSFEEEDGMGVKDDIPF, encoded by the coding sequence ATGGCCAGTGTGAATAAAGTATTCCTGTTGGGAAACCTGACCCGCGACCCGGAACTGCGTTACACCCCAAGTGGAGCCGGCGTTGCCAGCTTCGGCCTGGCGGTGAACCGTAGGTACAAGGTCGGCAACGAAAACAAGGAGGAAGTCTGTTTCGTGGACATCACCGTGTGGGGCAAGCAGGGTGAAAACTGCGTGGAGTACCTCAGCAAGGGCAGCCAGGTCATGATCGAAGGCCGCCTTCAGTTCCGGTCCTGGGAAACGGATGACGGCCAGAAGCGCAACAAGCTGGACGTGGTGGCCAACAACGTGCAATTCCTCGGGAAGCCGGGCGGCGGCGCGGGCCGCAGCATGGACAGCTTCGAGGAAGAAGACGGTATGGGCGTGAAAGACGATATCCCGTTCTGA
- the rpsR gene encoding 30S ribosomal protein S18 — MNKPKKRAFFSQKICRFCAEKIEHIDFYDIKLLKPLISERGKIVPSRISGNCARHQRQLTTAIKRARNIALLPFTVEH, encoded by the coding sequence ATGAACAAACCAAAAAAACGCGCATTCTTTTCACAGAAAATCTGCCGGTTCTGCGCCGAGAAAATCGAGCACATCGACTTCTACGACATCAAACTGTTGAAGCCGCTGATCTCGGAGCGGGGCAAGATCGTGCCGTCCCGCATTTCCGGAAACTGTGCCCGGCACCAGCGACAACTGACCACCGCCATCAAGCGGGCGCGCAATATCGCGCTGTTACCATTCACGGTCGAGCATTGA
- a CDS encoding DUF2232 domain-containing protein: MNDPLTPRDLFLPFGILLVILLLGTLVPPLGVVGGIFVPVPLILIYLRYGKQVGLVSIALVFVAVLMMMGFKQAILFVTEYAVVAAILGETVRLGFPFQRSVLFAALGSILLSAMMILVISAGQEMSLTQLFEQEFRKGADQYIQSLEGAGGKPENKQMLEEMADRVVHMFALSFPALLAIGSLFATALNYLAVRWVWLRFYRLGGLFENADLTRLMIPDNWVWFFIIGTGCAVLGEGYLQALGLNLFIVLGGLYFLQGLAIFLHILKEKNIPKFFWYLAFLLIFTQPLLIGLVGGLGLFDIWVDFRKIRTQPPEPETDEDDDIGPLG, translated from the coding sequence GTGAATGACCCGCTGACACCCAGGGATCTGTTCCTGCCCTTCGGGATTCTGCTGGTCATTCTGCTCCTGGGAACCCTGGTGCCGCCCCTGGGCGTGGTGGGAGGCATTTTCGTCCCGGTGCCACTGATCCTCATATACCTGCGTTACGGCAAGCAGGTGGGGCTGGTCTCCATCGCGCTTGTGTTCGTCGCGGTTTTGATGATGATGGGATTCAAGCAGGCGATCCTGTTCGTAACGGAATACGCCGTGGTCGCGGCCATTCTCGGTGAAACGGTGCGGCTGGGTTTCCCCTTTCAGCGCAGTGTGCTGTTTGCGGCGCTGGGATCGATCCTGCTGTCGGCAATGATGATCCTCGTGATCTCCGCGGGCCAGGAGATGTCGCTGACCCAGCTGTTCGAGCAGGAATTCCGGAAGGGTGCGGACCAGTACATCCAGTCCCTCGAAGGGGCGGGCGGAAAACCGGAAAACAAACAGATGCTGGAGGAGATGGCCGACCGCGTGGTCCACATGTTCGCGCTGTCATTCCCGGCATTGCTGGCGATCGGTTCGCTGTTCGCCACCGCACTCAATTACCTGGCGGTGCGCTGGGTGTGGCTCCGGTTTTACAGGTTGGGCGGCTTGTTTGAAAATGCCGATCTCACCCGGCTGATGATCCCGGACAACTGGGTCTGGTTCTTCATCATTGGTACCGGATGCGCGGTTCTGGGAGAGGGCTACCTGCAGGCACTGGGACTGAATTTGTTCATTGTGCTCGGTGGGCTGTATTTTTTGCAGGGACTGGCCATCTTCCTGCATATTTTGAAAGAGAAAAACATCCCGAAGTTTTTCTGGTACCTGGCGTTTTTGCTGATTTTCACCCAGCCGCTGTTGATCGGGCTGGTCGGCGGACTGGGGTTGTTCGACATCTGGGTGGATTTCCGGAAAATCCGCACCCAACCGCCCGAACCGGAAACCGATGAGGACGACGACATCGGGCCGCTGGGATGA
- the rplI gene encoding 50S ribosomal protein L9, whose translation MKLLLLEEVEKLGHLGDEVEVRDGYGRNYLIPQGKAILATANNVKEFQHHKGIIQRKLKKLKGEAETQAEAIGKLRIQVSKKVGDQGKLFGSVTSQEIADLVEAQGVQIDRRKIQLSDPIKALGEFEVPLKLHPEVTAKIHVTVSAEEEPKADAEEETATSEQAETESA comes from the coding sequence ATGAAACTTTTACTTTTGGAAGAAGTCGAAAAGCTGGGCCACCTCGGGGATGAGGTGGAAGTGCGCGACGGTTATGGCCGCAATTACCTCATCCCGCAGGGCAAGGCGATTCTGGCAACGGCCAACAACGTCAAGGAATTCCAACACCACAAGGGAATCATCCAACGCAAACTGAAAAAGCTGAAAGGCGAGGCGGAAACCCAGGCCGAAGCCATCGGCAAGCTGCGCATCCAGGTCAGCAAGAAGGTGGGCGACCAGGGCAAGCTGTTCGGTTCCGTCACATCACAGGAAATCGCGGACCTCGTGGAAGCGCAGGGCGTGCAGATCGACCGGCGCAAGATTCAGTTGAGCGACCCGATCAAGGCGCTGGGAGAGTTTGAGGTTCCCCTGAAATTGCACCCGGAAGTGACGGCGAAAATTCACGTCACCGTATCCGCGGAAGAAGAGCCCAAGGCGGATGCGGAAGAAGAAACCGCGACGTCTGAACAGGCCGAAACCGAATCCGCCTGA
- the dnaB gene encoding replicative DNA helicase, translating to MPDVSDISLRRLPPYSEEAEQYVLAACFGSNDVFARALEIIGQDDFYKAAHRKIFGGMQGLFEDNEPIDILTLADRLRRDHALDQVGGLDYLDYLENLVPTAEAMGYHARIIREKKILRDLIETATEIVTHSYEDSDGADVILDRAEQSIFQISERRTRRTFFGISEIIKSSFDSIEKLFESPGMITGIETGFKDLDHMTSGLQRSDLIIIAGRPSMGKTSFALDIARFAASKRKVPTAIFSLEMSKEQLGMRMLCSEARVSSVKLRTGFLAREDWPNLTAAAGRISEAPIFIDDSPQVSTLDVRARARRLKAEHNLGLVIVDYLQLMHGIQKTESRQLEISEISRGLKGLAKELDVPIIALSQLSRAVESRTDKRPLLADLRESGSIEQDADVVAFIYRDEVYNENSEDVGKAEILIRKQRNGPIGEVKLAFLKEFTRFENLAHHEFEAPMVEA from the coding sequence ATGCCGGATGTCTCTGATATTTCACTGAGGCGCCTTCCTCCTTACAGCGAGGAGGCGGAGCAGTATGTGCTTGCCGCCTGCTTCGGTTCCAACGACGTCTTCGCCCGTGCTCTGGAAATCATCGGCCAGGACGATTTCTACAAGGCCGCGCACCGCAAAATCTTCGGTGGCATGCAGGGCCTGTTCGAAGACAACGAGCCCATCGACATTCTCACCCTGGCCGATCGTCTGCGGCGGGACCACGCCCTGGACCAGGTGGGCGGACTCGATTATCTGGATTACCTCGAAAACCTGGTGCCGACGGCGGAAGCCATGGGCTACCACGCACGCATCATCCGCGAAAAGAAAATCCTGCGCGACCTCATCGAAACCGCGACTGAAATCGTCACCCACAGTTACGAGGATTCCGACGGCGCGGACGTGATCCTCGATCGAGCGGAACAATCGATTTTCCAGATTTCCGAGCGCCGCACCCGCAGAACGTTTTTCGGCATCAGCGAAATCATCAAGAGCAGTTTCGATTCCATCGAGAAGCTGTTCGAAAGTCCGGGGATGATCACGGGTATCGAGACCGGGTTCAAGGACCTCGATCACATGACCTCCGGCCTGCAGCGGTCGGACCTGATCATCATCGCGGGACGACCCAGCATGGGCAAAACCAGCTTCGCGCTGGACATCGCCCGCTTCGCCGCAAGCAAACGGAAAGTACCGACGGCCATTTTCAGTCTTGAAATGTCCAAGGAACAGCTGGGCATGCGCATGCTGTGCTCCGAAGCACGCGTCAGTTCCGTGAAATTGCGTACCGGGTTTCTGGCGCGCGAGGACTGGCCAAATCTAACCGCCGCGGCGGGGCGCATCTCGGAGGCCCCCATTTTTATCGACGACAGCCCGCAGGTCAGCACACTGGATGTGCGCGCCCGCGCCAGGCGCTTGAAGGCCGAACACAACCTGGGGCTGGTCATAGTCGATTATCTGCAACTCATGCACGGCATCCAGAAGACAGAGAGCCGGCAACTTGAAATCTCCGAAATCAGCCGGGGCTTGAAAGGACTCGCCAAGGAGTTGGACGTTCCCATCATCGCGCTTTCCCAGTTGAGCCGCGCAGTGGAAAGCCGGACGGATAAGCGGCCCTTATTGGCTGACCTCCGCGAATCAGGCTCCATTGAGCAGGATGCCGATGTCGTGGCCTTCATTTACCGGGATGAAGTTTATAACGAGAACTCAGAGGATGTGGGCAAGGCCGAAATACTGATCCGCAAACAACGAAACGGCCCTATTGGAGAAGTCAAACTCGCCTTCCTGAAAGAATTCACCCGCTTTGAAAATCTGGCGCATCACGAATTTGAAGCTCCGATGGTCGAAGCGTAA
- a CDS encoding tetratricopeptide repeat protein: protein MTAPVAAQSPHTEWDKLSPMQKGEIYLLRKKPAQALDTFRNIWRQEPHNHYAVRGIVRAYQVADQLDESQAFFQKFVNDNPEAAPAWYGLGYTYYQMGRYPESKVPLKRAVELDPNLALAWNALGAALTQLKDYETAVKYVKRAIGLHPSEVMFFRNLKMIYQRKGTPQEFENEYRYHLKSGNTAVAKQYGLVMAQNFRQKSFSEYAGGNQRKAIELTREMLQVYMEINHITGVVAAHFSLGLLLEEAGALEEAHSEYREVLKINPNHLQAREKIRALEEKITDPIFLISF, encoded by the coding sequence ATGACTGCACCCGTTGCCGCGCAGTCGCCGCATACGGAATGGGACAAGCTGTCCCCCATGCAAAAAGGGGAAATATACTTATTAAGAAAAAAGCCGGCGCAGGCGCTCGACACGTTCCGTAATATCTGGCGGCAGGAACCGCACAACCACTATGCCGTGCGCGGTATCGTCCGAGCTTATCAGGTGGCGGATCAACTCGACGAATCGCAGGCGTTCTTTCAGAAATTCGTGAATGACAATCCCGAAGCCGCACCGGCGTGGTATGGGTTGGGATACACCTATTACCAGATGGGAAGGTACCCGGAATCGAAGGTCCCCTTGAAACGCGCGGTGGAACTCGACCCCAATCTCGCCCTGGCATGGAACGCTCTGGGCGCGGCGTTAACGCAGTTGAAAGATTACGAAACCGCTGTGAAATACGTGAAACGCGCGATCGGCCTGCATCCTTCTGAAGTGATGTTTTTCCGCAACCTCAAAATGATATATCAACGCAAGGGAACACCTCAGGAATTTGAAAACGAATACCGGTATCATCTTAAGTCCGGCAATACAGCGGTGGCGAAGCAGTACGGTTTGGTCATGGCGCAAAACTTTCGACAAAAAAGTTTCAGCGAATACGCAGGGGGGAACCAAAGAAAGGCGATTGAACTGACCCGTGAAATGCTACAGGTTTACATGGAAATCAACCACATCACCGGGGTCGTGGCGGCGCACTTCAGTCTGGGCCTGCTTCTGGAGGAGGCCGGAGCCCTTGAGGAAGCCCACTCGGAATACCGGGAGGTCTTAAAAATCAATCCGAACCACCTGCAGGCGCGGGAAAAAATCCGGGCTTTGGAAGAAAAAATAACTGATCCCATATTTTTGATAAGTTTTTGA
- a CDS encoding M23 family metallopeptidase gives MVDKEVYTIVVFPEATEKPKRFQIPKKIARIALYTSLVLAVGFGGAFAYLTQQFLQFRDDKVELAELKRKSKIQKVQIEKFGKRVRTFETEMSRLENFEKKLRIITALDKDSKPRDENWGVGGPHGLSNHSIRTALDKEVQAMLDSLEGDLNILTSQAKLRQVSFQELDEFFKNQRSLLASTPSIWPTRGWVTSGFGYRKSPFTGLPEKHEGLDIASRKGSEIRATADGKVITAGRQYGYGNLIEIDHGYGVITRYGHNSKNLVKVGDKIERGDLVALVGNTGRSTGPHVHYEIIVDGIPVNPRNYILED, from the coding sequence ATGGTGGATAAAGAAGTCTACACCATAGTGGTTTTTCCCGAAGCCACAGAAAAACCCAAGCGATTCCAGATTCCCAAAAAAATTGCCAGGATTGCTTTGTACACGAGCCTGGTATTGGCAGTGGGATTTGGCGGTGCGTTTGCGTATCTGACTCAGCAGTTTCTTCAGTTCCGCGATGATAAGGTGGAACTGGCCGAACTGAAACGCAAAAGCAAAATCCAGAAAGTGCAGATAGAAAAATTCGGGAAGCGGGTGCGGACGTTTGAAACCGAAATGTCCCGGCTCGAAAACTTTGAGAAAAAGCTTCGCATCATCACTGCTCTCGACAAGGATTCCAAGCCCAGAGATGAAAACTGGGGTGTCGGTGGACCCCACGGTCTCTCCAATCACAGCATACGCACTGCTTTGGATAAAGAAGTGCAGGCCATGCTTGACAGTCTGGAAGGAGACCTGAATATCCTTACCAGCCAGGCGAAACTGCGCCAGGTGAGCTTCCAGGAATTGGACGAATTTTTCAAAAACCAGCGGTCTCTGTTGGCATCCACCCCGTCCATCTGGCCGACACGCGGCTGGGTGACTTCCGGTTTTGGATATCGAAAGTCACCGTTTACCGGCCTTCCCGAAAAACATGAAGGGCTGGATATTGCTTCCCGCAAGGGCTCCGAAATCCGTGCCACTGCCGACGGCAAGGTCATTACGGCCGGGCGGCAATACGGTTACGGTAACCTGATCGAGATCGATCACGGTTATGGCGTGATCACCCGCTACGGGCATAACTCCAAAAACCTTGTTAAGGTAGGTGACAAGATCGAGCGCGGCGACCTTGTCGCGCTGGTAGGCAATACCGGCCGCAGCACGGGGCCCCACGTCCATTATGAAATCATTGTGGACGGGATTCCGGTAAACCCGCGGAACTATATTCTGGAAGACTGA